In Cloacibacillus sp., the genomic stretch TTTATATATTATCCGTCTCAAGTCAACGTAAAATCGGATGATATTCCTTCAGCGCCTGCGTGGCAGCGAGCCGTCAAAGGCCAGGACCAGCACCGGCAGTCCGCCGAAGAGGAAGCTTAATATCCCCCACAGCCAGAAATTTTTTCCCAGCCGCTGCGCGATGCTGCCCCAGAGATAGACCCAGCAGAAGAAAAAAATCGCGGAGACAAGATAGCCCGTATTGCCGCCGAAAAACCCGAAGCTGAGAAAGTTCAGCGCCGAAGCGGCGAAGGCCGGTACCGCGATGCCCGCGGTCACCCAGCGGGTGATCCCCGCGCAGTCGCAGAGCAGCATCACGTTATAGACGGGGAAGAGGAATTCCACATATGAGCCGATATGGAATTTATCCCCTATCCGGTACATCACATAGGCCGAGAAGAGGTAAAGGCCAAATATCAGCACCAGCACGGCAAAAACGGCAAAGGCTCCGAACAGCAGGGCAAACATCAGTCGGTCAGCTCCCGCATGCGTCCCAGCACCTCGCCAAGCCGTCCTATCTTCTCGCCGTATCCTGCCCAGTCGCCCTTTCTCTGAGCGTTCTGCGCGGCGTTATAAAGCTCCTGCGCCTCAGAGGCGAGAGCCTTGATGTCGGCTCCTCCCTCGGAGCTCCCGGCCACCGGCGCGGCGGCGATACTCTCCGTCTTCGTACCGGTCGAGAGCGTCATCTTCTGCCCCATCAGCTTCTCAAGCGCGGCGCCGAAGTTGTCGGCCCAGGCGACGCGCCCTCCCGTCGAGACGATGACGCGCTTGAGCTCCGGCAGCTCGCCCTTTTCCGCCTTGAGGTAGAGAGGCTGCACGTAGAGCAGCGATTTTCCTATCGGTACGACGAGCAGGTCACCGCGTATGACGTCCGAACCGCGCTGGCTCCAAAGCGAAAGCTGCGCCGATATTTCGGGATTCTGGTCGATGAGCGCCTCCACCTGTCCGGGACCGTAGATCAGCTTCTGCTTCGGGAACTGGTAGACGAGCAGCTCGCCGTAATTCTGCGGGTCGCAGCGACCTGCCATCCAGCCGATGAGGTTGTCGCGCCCCAGCGGCATATAGGGCACGATGATCGCAAATTCGGGAGACTTCTCTCCCCACAGCTTCATCGTGACATAGTTCGGCTGTATACGGCGTTCGCGCCCCACGGGAGTGACCTCCCAAACGTCTTCGCGGTTATAGTATGTGTTCGTGTCGGTCATATGGTAGGTGGTATAGACCGCCGTCTGTACCTCGAAGAAATCCTCCGGGTAGCGGATATGCTGCCACAGCTTGTCGGATATGCCGCTCCTGTCACGGAAGAGGCCGGGGAATATCTTCATCCAGGTGCGGATGATCGGGTCTTTGTCGTCGACGACGTAGAACTCCATCTTTCCCGTATAGGCGTCGGCGACGCCCTTCACGCTGTTACGCACATAGTTCACGCCGCGGAAGAGGGCGAGCGTGCTGTCCGCCGTATCAAACGGCTTCGAGTAGGGATAGCGCTCGGACCAGGTGAAAGCATCCTGCAGCCACTTGATACGTCCGTCAATGAGGACGGGATAGGTCTCCGCGTCATAGATCAGGAAAGGGGCGACCTGCGCGAAGGCGCGGCGCACATTGCGGTTATAGAGCACGCGACTCTCTTTGGAGAGAGCGCCGGTAAAGAGTATCTCCGAGTCGCGGAAGCGCAGTGAGAAGAGGATACGCCGCCACAGCGAACCAATGGCGACGCCGCCGTCCTCCTGATATACGGATCGGACATTAGAATCCCCCATCGGATAGTCGAACTCCTTCACGTCGGTTTTGACGAGTACATAAGAGTAGGGAGCCGTGCCGAAATATATCTCAGGGCGCGAGAGGGGGATGTCGACCGTGGAACGGACGGGGATGTCCTTCATGAAAAAGTAGGGCAGCCCGCCGGAGGCGATCTCGTTGACGGGGTTCATCACTACGCCGTAGCCGTGGGTAAACTCAAGGTGGGTATTGACCCACGTCGGATTCTGGAGCCGCGAGAGATCCAGTTCGCGGACGCCGAGCATCACCTGGCGGCTGCGCCCGTCCATCATATAGCGGTCGATATAGACGTCGTTAAAATTGTAGTAGGTACGTATCGCCTGCAGCTGACGGTAGGTGCGCAGCAGCGGGGAGTAGTCCCACAGGCGGATGTTCTGCACCGTCTCGTTGTCCGCGGCAAGCTCGGCGGCGGTCACTTCGGCCTCCGGCGTGAAGGCTACCGAGGTGACTTTGTTAAGTCCGAAGGCGCGGCGCGTGTAATCGAGGTGATAGTCGAGATAACTCTTCTCCATCTCGTATTCGTTCGGCTTAACGCGGTATTGCTGGATAAGGCCCGGGACCACGCTGCGCGCCGCCCAGCCGACGACTAAAAGCAAACCAATGGCGATGGCGGAGAATTTCCACATCGGACGGAAGAAGTTCACAAAGAGCAGCGCCGCCGCGGCGAACATCGCAAAGGTGAGTATCGAAAGCGCTGGCAGCACCACATGCACGTCGGTATAACCAGCGCCGAAGACCACGCCGGTCGGAGAGAAGAGCAGCTCATAGCGCGCGACCCAGTAGCCGACTCCCCAGAGAATGAGGATCAATGCACCGAGCAGAGTCAGATGCAGCCTCGCCGCGGGAGCCACGTAGAGCCTCCCGGGGGTAAAAGTCACGGAGCGCGTCATAAAATAGATCGCCGCCGAGCCAATCAGCGTCAGCATCAGCACTCCCTGCGTCCAGAGCTGAAGGAATTTCAGGAAGGGCAGGCTGAAGACATAAAAACCGATATCGATGCCGAACAGCGGGTCCGTCTCGCCAAAGGGAGTTTTATTCATGAACTGAAGAAACTCATGCCACATCCCCATGGCGTTCAGCGCGTTGACGGCGGCGACCAGCAGCGCCGCGCCGAGGATAAAGAGCCTGACACGGCGTCCTGCGCGCGCGTCCGCCCCCGCGTCGTCAATCTGCCGCAGACCGCGTTTCCAGGCAAGCTGCCAGTTAAGCGAATAGATGATAAAACCGGGCACCAGAGCCGCGGCAAAAAGCTCCCACTGAGCCCAAAAGCGTCGCCAGAAGACGGACTCGAAGCCCTGCGCCTTAAACCAGTATAGGTCCGTCATAAAGGTGGCGATCCACGGCAGCACGACGGCAAAGAGAATGAATAGGCCGCCGGCCACGAACCAGAACTTCTTCACCTTCGGCAGCTCGATGCGCGGCATCTGCGGCCGCTCGTCGTCCCAGTTTTCACCATTGTCGCCGCTTCCCTGCGTCCATTCACGCTGCGGCCGGTTCATCATCGACCGCAAGAGATCGTTTATATCCACGAACAGCACCCCTCATATGCGAAAATAATCTTTTATTATATTCTTGACCAAATATCGGCCAATGTCCAGTGAAAAACAAAAAAATCCCCTTATAATGATGCGATAAAGTACGAAAACGAGGAGGAATAAAATAATGCCGCTTACCAAAGAAGAGGTGCGCGCGAAACTCACCGAAATGGGAATCGCGTACGAGGTCATGGAACACGGCCCCGTATACACCATAGATGAGATGAAGGAAGTCGAGGGAATGAAGATCGAGGACGTCTGCAAAAATCTCTTTCTGCGCGATGAAAAGGGCAAGCGCCACTTTCTCGTCGTGCTTGACGAGGCCAAAAGCGCCGACCTCAAAGCGATACGCGCGCAGATCGGCAGCACCCGTCTCAGCTTCGGCTCCGAGGAACGGCTGATGGACAACCTGGGGCTGATAAAGGGCGCCGTAACGTCGCTCGGCGTCCTCAACGACTGCGCTAAAAACGTCGAAGTGCTTATCGACGAGGACCTGCGGGGCCGTCCGCGTCTCGGCGTCCACCCCTGCGACAACACGGAAACGCTCTGGATGTCGTTCGACAGTATCAAAAAAATCATCGAGAGACAGGGGAACAGCCTTAAATTTATCAAAATATAACATCGCGCACTCAGCGCCGCATATAACAACAGATGAGAGAGGCAGGCGGAAAAATTCCGCGCCTCTCTTTTTTGTATTCCACAAGTACATAGCCTCTCATAATTAAAGACGATATTAATCAACAAAAAAACGCTCTTTTATCATACAAACAGGAATAAAAACTTACAGCCTCCGCCCTATTGTCTCCCCATCGCGAAACAAAATTCCTCTTTTTTACTCTTTCGTTATTGACTGTATATATGTAATATTTATAATTACAATGTAAGTTGATTTTGTATCTTTCGATAAACGAGGCGGTTTTCATGACTGGAGAGTTTGCGATAGCGGTACACGCCATCGTCTATTTGAATCATAAGCGCTCCTACCTTTCGAGCGAGGCGCTCGCCAAGAATATATGTACCAATCCGGCGCGCGTCCGCATGGTGATGAGCAAGCTGAAAAGGGACGGAATCATTCTCACCCGCGAGGGCGCGGCGGGAGGCTACGCGGTGCGGGAGGGAGTATCGGATCTTTCGCTGCTGGAGGTGGCTGAGTCCGTGGGTGCGGCCTTTGTCGGCAGCGCCTGGCGGTCGGGAGACTCTGACATGAAGTGTCTCGTCGCCTCCGGAATGGCCGACGTAATGGACGGCTTCTATTCGGAGATGGACGGGCTCTGCCGCGGCTATCTGAGCAAGGTCCGCATAAGCGATGTGGAAGAGATGATCTTTAAGGGAAAGGGCGACTTAGACGCCTGCGGCCGGAAAGATTAGCTACACAAAGCGCGGAGCTGCCTTAGCCTAAGAGGGCAAGGCGCCGCGCGGAGAAACAAACCATAAAAAGACGCGGCTTCGCCTCCCCGCGGCATAGGGGGAAACCGCGCCGCTTATTTCTATTTTGCGTTGTCGATCGCTTCGTTGGACAGCTCGTCGGCGCGTTTATTTTTAGCGCGCGGCACCCATTCGTAACTGACCTTGATACCATCGGAGACGGCCCAGGCCTCTCTTGCCAATTCACGCAGGTGAGGCAGGTTGATTTTCCATTGCTTTGAGAGCTGGCAGACGACAAGCTTGCTGTCGCCGTAGACCTTGAGCTCCTTCGCTCCGCGCTCCCGCGCGGCCTTGAGCAGCAGAATGGCGGCGTTGTACTCGGCCTCGTTGTTGGTCTTCCTGCCGAGATAGCGAGCCGTCTCCCAAAGAGTGTTTCCGTTATCGTCCGTCAAAAGCGCGCCCGCGCCCGCCTCCCCGGGATTGCCGCGCGATGCGCCGTCAAAGTATCCTATCATTTTTATCTTACAACTCCCTGTACCTTCGATTTTTGCATTATACTTTGCTATTATATGCTACAGAGCAACGGAGGTAAATCAATTATGGCAGCTGCAAAAAAGACAAACGCGGTACGTATCCTCGAAGGACTAAAAATACCCTTTGAGCTTTTGGAATATGAGATAGATGAAAAGGAGCTCTTCGCGGAGGACGCGGCGGCGAAGACCGGCATCGCCGAAGAGCGCACCTTCAAGACTCTCTGCTGCCGCGGCGACAAGATGGGCGTGATAATGGTCTGCGTCCCCGCGGGGCGCGAACTTGATTTTAAGGCGCTTGCGGCGGCTTCCGGCAACAAGAGCGCCGAACTCGTACACCTCAAAGAGGTGCAGGGGCTGACCGGTTACGTGCGCGGCGGCTGTTCGCCGCTAGGAGCGAAGAAAAAATATCCCGTCATCATCGACGAATCCGCGCTTACCTTCGACTTTATAACCGTCAACGCCGGTCACCGCGGGCTGCTCTTCAAACTCGCGCCCGCCGACCTCGTGCGCGCCACGGAGGCTAAGAGCGCTCCGGTCGTCAGGTAGCCGCCTTGGATACCGCGACCAAAAGGCCGCCAAAATGGCTGATCATCTTCGCCTATCTGATGGTC encodes the following:
- a CDS encoding UPF0182 family protein, yielding MDINDLLRSMMNRPQREWTQGSGDNGENWDDERPQMPRIELPKVKKFWFVAGGLFILFAVVLPWIATFMTDLYWFKAQGFESVFWRRFWAQWELFAAALVPGFIIYSLNWQLAWKRGLRQIDDAGADARAGRRVRLFILGAALLVAAVNALNAMGMWHEFLQFMNKTPFGETDPLFGIDIGFYVFSLPFLKFLQLWTQGVLMLTLIGSAAIYFMTRSVTFTPGRLYVAPAARLHLTLLGALILILWGVGYWVARYELLFSPTGVVFGAGYTDVHVVLPALSILTFAMFAAAALLFVNFFRPMWKFSAIAIGLLLVVGWAARSVVPGLIQQYRVKPNEYEMEKSYLDYHLDYTRRAFGLNKVTSVAFTPEAEVTAAELAADNETVQNIRLWDYSPLLRTYRQLQAIRTYYNFNDVYIDRYMMDGRSRQVMLGVRELDLSRLQNPTWVNTHLEFTHGYGVVMNPVNEIASGGLPYFFMKDIPVRSTVDIPLSRPEIYFGTAPYSYVLVKTDVKEFDYPMGDSNVRSVYQEDGGVAIGSLWRRILFSLRFRDSEILFTGALSKESRVLYNRNVRRAFAQVAPFLIYDAETYPVLIDGRIKWLQDAFTWSERYPYSKPFDTADSTLALFRGVNYVRNSVKGVADAYTGKMEFYVVDDKDPIIRTWMKIFPGLFRDRSGISDKLWQHIRYPEDFFEVQTAVYTTYHMTDTNTYYNREDVWEVTPVGRERRIQPNYVTMKLWGEKSPEFAIIVPYMPLGRDNLIGWMAGRCDPQNYGELLVYQFPKQKLIYGPGQVEALIDQNPEISAQLSLWSQRGSDVIRGDLLVVPIGKSLLYVQPLYLKAEKGELPELKRVIVSTGGRVAWADNFGAALEKLMGQKMTLSTGTKTESIAAAPVAGSSEGGADIKALASEAQELYNAAQNAQRKGDWAGYGEKIGRLGEVLGRMRELTD
- a CDS encoding prolyl-tRNA synthetase associated domain-containing protein; the protein is MPLTKEEVRAKLTEMGIAYEVMEHGPVYTIDEMKEVEGMKIEDVCKNLFLRDEKGKRHFLVVLDEAKSADLKAIRAQIGSTRLSFGSEERLMDNLGLIKGAVTSLGVLNDCAKNVEVLIDEDLRGRPRLGVHPCDNTETLWMSFDSIKKIIERQGNSLKFIKI
- the ybaK gene encoding Cys-tRNA(Pro) deacylase; its protein translation is MAAAKKTNAVRILEGLKIPFELLEYEIDEKELFAEDAAAKTGIAEERTFKTLCCRGDKMGVIMVCVPAGRELDFKALAAASGNKSAELVHLKEVQGLTGYVRGGCSPLGAKKKYPVIIDESALTFDFITVNAGHRGLLFKLAPADLVRATEAKSAPVVR
- a CDS encoding ribonuclease HI family protein, translated to MIGYFDGASRGNPGEAGAGALLTDDNGNTLWETARYLGRKTNNEAEYNAAILLLKAARERGAKELKVYGDSKLVVCQLSKQWKINLPHLRELAREAWAVSDGIKVSYEWVPRAKNKRADELSNEAIDNAK
- a CDS encoding Rrf2 family transcriptional regulator, translated to MTGEFAIAVHAIVYLNHKRSYLSSEALAKNICTNPARVRMVMSKLKRDGIILTREGAAGGYAVREGVSDLSLLEVAESVGAAFVGSAWRSGDSDMKCLVASGMADVMDGFYSEMDGLCRGYLSKVRISDVEEMIFKGKGDLDACGRKD